One genomic window of Stigmatella ashevillena includes the following:
- a CDS encoding GbsR/MarR family transcriptional regulator, with product MKGYLWTGGSPGAVPVAVSGPSALAPWEALAIEAVGNVIEFWGFKRNQGRMWALLYLRGEPLTAGEIERELDLSKGGVSMLLRDLERWGVVMRVRPPSDTVWRYEAETDLVRMVTHVIAEREVGFVSRIRADLAEARRLAQNVGGVPAERLQRLEKMATLAAHVEKAIRLFIKTARLDVGGVLAAFRDEPGGGREKRR from the coding sequence ATGAAGGGGTATCTGTGGACTGGGGGGAGTCCAGGGGCCGTTCCCGTTGCTGTCTCAGGCCCCAGTGCGTTGGCCCCATGGGAGGCCCTGGCAATTGAGGCCGTGGGCAACGTCATCGAGTTCTGGGGGTTCAAGCGCAACCAGGGGCGGATGTGGGCGCTGCTCTACCTGCGGGGCGAGCCGCTTACGGCCGGCGAGATCGAACGCGAGCTGGATCTGTCCAAGGGAGGCGTCTCCATGCTCCTGAGGGATCTGGAGCGCTGGGGCGTGGTCATGCGCGTCAGGCCCCCCAGTGACACCGTCTGGCGCTACGAGGCGGAAACGGATCTGGTGCGCATGGTGACGCACGTCATCGCCGAGCGTGAAGTGGGCTTCGTCTCGCGCATTCGCGCGGATCTGGCGGAGGCACGGCGGCTGGCGCAGAACGTCGGGGGGGTGCCGGCCGAGCGCCTCCAGCGCCTGGAGAAGATGGCCACGCTCGCGGCGCACGTGGAAAAGGCCATCCGCTTGTTCATCAAGACGGCGCGGCTGGACGTGGGGGGCGTGCTGGCGGCGTTCCGGGATGAGCCGGGCGGGGGCCGAGAGAAGCGCCGATAG